In Lacrimispora indolis DSM 755, a genomic segment contains:
- the galE gene encoding UDP-glucose 4-epimerase GalE, translating into MRILVTGGAGYIGSHTCIELLEQGHEVVVVDNLCNSSRVSLERVEAITGKTVAFYEADLLDKDALDEIFDYEVIDAVIHFAGLKAVGESVVKPLEYYHNNITGTLNLCDVMREHKVKNIIFSSSATVYGDPAFVPITEDCPKGKITNPYGQTKSMLEQILTDLHTADPEWSVILLRYFNPVGAHKSGLIGEDPAGIPNNLTPYITQVAVGKLKEVGVFGDDYDTPDGTGVRDYIHVVDLAIGHVKALEKIASSEPEVRIYNLGTGQGFSVLQMIQAFSKACGKPIPYSIKPRRLGDIAECYADASLAKKELGWEAERGIDEMCQDSWRWQSGNPNGYR; encoded by the coding sequence ATGAGAATATTGGTAACCGGAGGCGCCGGATACATCGGCAGCCATACATGTATCGAACTTTTGGAACAGGGCCACGAGGTTGTTGTGGTGGATAATCTTTGCAATTCCTCCAGGGTTTCATTGGAACGGGTAGAAGCCATTACCGGGAAAACGGTGGCCTTTTATGAGGCAGACCTTTTAGACAAAGATGCATTAGATGAGATATTTGATTATGAGGTGATCGATGCTGTAATCCATTTTGCAGGGTTAAAGGCTGTGGGAGAATCGGTTGTAAAACCTTTGGAATATTATCACAATAACATTACCGGAACTCTGAACCTGTGCGATGTCATGAGGGAACATAAGGTGAAGAATATCATATTCAGCTCCTCTGCCACTGTATACGGGGATCCGGCCTTTGTACCCATCACGGAAGACTGCCCCAAGGGAAAGATCACCAATCCTTATGGACAGACAAAGAGCATGCTGGAACAGATTCTTACGGACCTTCATACCGCAGATCCGGAGTGGAGCGTAATCCTCCTGCGCTATTTTAATCCTGTAGGCGCTCATAAAAGCGGTTTAATCGGAGAGGATCCTGCTGGAATCCCCAATAACCTGACTCCTTACATCACCCAGGTTGCTGTGGGCAAGTTAAAAGAGGTGGGAGTATTTGGCGACGATTATGACACGCCTGACGGAACAGGGGTACGTGATTACATTCATGTGGTGGATCTGGCCATCGGACATGTAAAAGCCCTTGAAAAAATTGCTTCTTCAGAACCGGAAGTCCGGATTTACAATCTGGGAACAGGTCAGGGTTTCAGCGTTCTTCAGATGATCCAAGCATTTTCAAAGGCATGCGGGAAACCCATCCCATATTCCATTAAGCCCCGCCGTCTGGGTGACATTGCAGAATGCTATGCGGATGCCTCCCTGGCAAAGAAAGAACTTGGCTGGGAAGCGGAGCGTGGAATTGATGAAATGTGCCAGGACTCCTGGAGATGGCAGTCAGGGAATCCAAATGGGTACAGGTAA
- a CDS encoding acylphosphatase, with amino-acid sequence MKIKKMFKQIRNNYVINQVKGINILEFEPDEIIRYHMVFSGRVQGVGFRLEIEQLALRLKLTGWIKNLESGSVEMEIQGMKNKIDFLLDFMNSLKRMKINQMKKDIQPVLNQEQEFEIL; translated from the coding sequence ATGAAAATTAAAAAGATGTTTAAGCAGATCAGGAATAATTATGTCATTAACCAAGTGAAAGGAATTAATATTCTGGAATTTGAACCGGATGAGATCATACGGTATCATATGGTTTTTTCGGGAAGAGTACAAGGCGTTGGTTTTCGTCTGGAGATTGAACAGCTGGCATTGAGATTAAAACTGACAGGTTGGATAAAAAATCTTGAGAGCGGAAGTGTTGAGATGGAAATTCAGGGAATGAAAAATAAGATAGATTTCCTTTTGGATTTCATGAATTCGTTAAAACGAATGAAAATAAATCAAATGAAAAAAGATATACAACCAGTTCTTAATCAGGAGCAGGAATTTGAAATATTATAA
- a CDS encoding phosphotransferase enzyme family protein, whose protein sequence is MGDAQCGKIKEAIGLLAFEGEPVSWMRYGSGHINDTFRLICKIGEGEKHYIIQRINHEVFKDPVSLMKNIAGVTSFLRERIEAQGGDPSRETLNIIKARDGKDYCQDGDGNYWRGYLFIEGATTYDKVRNPEDFYQSGKAFGRFKRQLAQYPADELSETIPNFHNTPVRMETFKAAVKADVCGRAHLVEEEIKFVLDREKEASIAMDMLKAGRLPLCVTHNDTKLNNIMIDDVTGEALCIIDLDTIMPGLSIFDFGDSIRFGANTAEEDEPDVSKVSLSLPLFEIYTKGYLEGCKGSLTPEEKQMLPMGAKLMTFECGMRFLTDFLQGDTYFHISRENHNLDRTRTQFALVADMEKKWKEMEEIVRRSEK, encoded by the coding sequence ATGGGAGACGCACAGTGCGGAAAGATTAAAGAGGCTATCGGACTTCTGGCCTTTGAGGGGGAGCCGGTCTCATGGATGCGCTATGGAAGCGGCCATATTAATGATACGTTTCGCCTGATCTGCAAAATCGGAGAAGGGGAAAAACACTACATCATCCAGAGGATCAACCATGAGGTCTTTAAGGATCCGGTTTCTCTTATGAAAAACATTGCGGGTGTCACTTCCTTTCTGCGGGAACGGATCGAGGCCCAGGGCGGAGATCCGTCCAGGGAGACGCTTAATATAATAAAGGCAAGGGATGGAAAGGATTACTGCCAGGATGGCGACGGGAATTACTGGAGAGGTTATCTTTTTATTGAAGGGGCCACCACCTATGATAAGGTGAGGAATCCGGAGGATTTTTACCAGAGCGGCAAGGCATTCGGGCGGTTTAAACGCCAGCTGGCCCAGTATCCGGCTGATGAACTGTCGGAAACCATACCCAATTTTCATAACACTCCGGTTCGCATGGAAACGTTTAAGGCGGCTGTAAAGGCCGATGTATGCGGCCGCGCCCATCTGGTTGAGGAGGAAATAAAATTCGTCCTTGACAGGGAGAAGGAGGCGTCCATTGCCATGGATATGTTAAAGGCTGGCAGGCTCCCTCTCTGTGTCACCCATAACGATACCAAGCTTAACAACATTATGATCGATGATGTTACCGGGGAAGCCCTTTGCATCATTGACTTAGATACCATCATGCCCGGCTTATCGATCTTTGACTTCGGGGATTCCATCCGTTTCGGGGCCAATACGGCAGAGGAGGATGAGCCTGATGTAAGCAAAGTATCCTTATCCCTGCCCTTGTTTGAGATTTATACAAAAGGATATTTAGAAGGGTGCAAGGGAAGCCTGACGCCGGAGGAAAAACAGATGCTTCCCATGGGGGCAAAGCTGATGACCTTTGAGTGCGGCATGCGTTTTTTAACGGATTTTCTTCAGGGAGATACCTATTTTCATATAAGCAGAGAAAACCACAATCTGGACCGGACCAGGACCCAGTTTGCACTTGTGGCTGACATGGAAAAGAAGTGGAAGGAAATGGAGGAAATCGTCCGCAGGAGTGAAAAATAA
- a CDS encoding nucleotidyltransferase family protein: MNKKPVLVIMAAGMGSRYGGLKQIDPVDAHGNKIIDFSIYDAVCAGFEKVVFIIKKDIEKEFKENIGDRMAAHVQVEYVYQELGKLPKGYEVPEGRVKPWGTGHAILCCKDAIDGPFAVINADDFYGRSAFVSIYDQLNRVSDGEKYQYTMVGYQLYNTLTENGHVARGVCSTDEDGKLVDINERTRIEKHGGKAEFTEDDGKTWTGLSEDTIVSMNMWGFTNSILKELEQRFAAFLDRELPKNPVKCEYFLPFVVDELLKEGKAEVSVLKSVDRWYGVTYKEDKETVVNAIKGLKEAGLYPEKLWEEM, from the coding sequence ATGAACAAGAAACCGGTTCTGGTAATCATGGCAGCAGGCATGGGAAGCCGCTACGGGGGCTTAAAGCAGATTGACCCTGTAGATGCCCATGGAAACAAGATCATTGATTTTTCTATTTATGATGCGGTTTGTGCAGGATTTGAAAAGGTTGTCTTTATTATTAAAAAGGACATTGAAAAAGAATTTAAGGAAAACATCGGAGACCGCATGGCGGCGCATGTACAGGTGGAGTACGTATATCAGGAGCTTGGTAAGCTTCCAAAGGGATATGAGGTGCCGGAGGGAAGAGTGAAGCCCTGGGGAACAGGACATGCCATTTTATGCTGCAAGGATGCCATTGACGGACCCTTTGCAGTCATTAATGCAGATGATTTTTATGGCAGAAGTGCTTTTGTATCCATTTATGACCAGCTTAACAGGGTTTCTGACGGAGAGAAGTATCAGTACACCATGGTGGGCTACCAGCTTTACAACACCCTGACGGAAAACGGCCATGTGGCAAGAGGCGTGTGCAGCACCGATGAAGATGGAAAGCTTGTTGATATCAATGAGCGGACCAGAATCGAAAAGCACGGCGGCAAGGCAGAATTTACCGAGGATGATGGGAAAACCTGGACCGGGCTTTCAGAGGATACCATCGTTTCCATGAATATGTGGGGTTTTACAAACAGCATATTAAAAGAGCTTGAACAACGGTTTGCCGCATTTTTAGACAGGGAGCTTCCCAAAAATCCGGTAAAATGTGAATACTTCCTTCCCTTTGTGGTGGATGAACTGTTAAAGGAAGGCAAGGCAGAGGTTTCCGTATTAAAGAGTGTGGACCGCTGGTACGGTGTCACCTACAAGGAAGATAAGGAAACAGTAGTGAATGCCATCAAAGGATTGAAAGAAGCCGGTCTGTATCCGGAAAAGCTATGGGAGGAAATGTAA